One Candidatus Acidiferrales bacterium genomic region harbors:
- a CDS encoding peptidylprolyl isomerase, producing the protein MKRATTALLALLLLLSGGATARAGKVIEQIAARVNEDIITLGEIERSRRQLRQELAQQFAGAQLETEYAKREKDILRDLIDQQLLLQKARELNFTGESELIRRLDRIRQEMKLNSLEELEKAAASQGVAFEDFKQGIRSQILTQQVISREVGSKITVSREEMAAYYEENKSRLQRPEQVRLSEIFLTTADKKPEEVEAIEKQAAELLERLRSGEDFAVLARRFSQGATASNGGGLGYFQRGQLAKELEDIVWKMKRNQISEVIRTKQGVLILKLEEHFDAGIPALEKIESEISEAIYMRRIQPALRAYLASLRDDAFIEIRPGFVDSAATATELATSSAASKPIPQASSEKESGKGKKKSGSKESEKRKDTSPP; encoded by the coding sequence ATGAAACGAGCCACAACGGCACTCCTCGCGCTTCTACTACTTTTGTCGGGTGGAGCCACGGCGCGAGCCGGCAAGGTGATCGAGCAAATCGCCGCCCGCGTGAACGAGGACATCATCACGCTGGGTGAGATCGAACGCAGCCGCCGGCAGCTCCGCCAGGAACTGGCCCAGCAATTTGCCGGCGCTCAACTGGAGACCGAGTACGCCAAACGCGAGAAGGACATCCTCCGCGACCTCATTGACCAGCAATTGCTGCTGCAAAAAGCCAGGGAACTGAACTTCACTGGCGAGAGCGAGCTCATCCGGCGGCTCGACCGCATCCGCCAGGAGATGAAGCTCAACTCTTTGGAAGAGCTGGAGAAGGCGGCTGCGAGCCAGGGCGTTGCCTTTGAAGATTTCAAGCAGGGGATCCGGTCTCAGATCTTGACGCAGCAGGTCATCAGCCGGGAGGTGGGTTCGAAGATCACCGTCAGCCGCGAGGAAATGGCGGCTTATTACGAGGAAAACAAGTCAAGACTGCAACGCCCGGAACAGGTTCGCCTGAGCGAGATCTTTCTTACCACCGCAGACAAGAAGCCGGAGGAGGTAGAGGCCATCGAGAAACAGGCCGCTGAACTGCTCGAGCGGCTGCGGAGCGGTGAGGATTTTGCCGTGCTTGCCCGGCGCTTCTCCCAGGGTGCGACCGCCTCGAACGGCGGCGGCCTCGGCTATTTCCAACGCGGCCAGCTTGCCAAGGAACTCGAAGATATCGTCTGGAAGATGAAGCGGAACCAGATCAGCGAGGTGATCCGGACCAAGCAGGGAGTGCTCATCCTGAAACTGGAAGAGCACTTCGACGCTGGCATCCCGGCGCTGGAAAAGATCGAAAGCGAAATTTCAGAAGCGATTTACATGCGGCGCATTCAGCCGGCCTTACGCGCCTACTTGGCGAGTTTGCGCGACGACGCCTTTATCGAAATTCGCCCGGGCTTTGTGGATAGCGCCGCCACGGCTACCGAACTGGCCACATCGTCGGCGGCCAGCAAGCCGATTCCGCAAGCCTCCTCCGAAAAGGAATCGGGCAAGGGAAAGAAAAAGTCCGGCAGCAAAGAGAGCGAGAAGAGGAAGGACACAAGTCCGCCTTAG
- a CDS encoding OB-fold nucleic acid binding domain-containing protein — protein sequence MKRLFVTDLAAGKPANSCFLVVAKDRRLTQKQSPYLALVLADRTGKINARVWDNADQFDPLFQAGDFIEVSGQAEGYQGRLQLKVQNLRRVASSEVEAGDFVRQSEKDPEALFAELVAILSEVRNPHLRRLLASVLEEREIAEKLKRAPAAKLMHHAYVGGLIEHIVSLCRLSQRVAEHYPELDLDLLLTASLLHDLGKIDELKVEPAIEYSTEGRLLGHIVLELELVNRKIDAIEGFPAALRRVVQHLIVSHHGQREFGSPEVPKFAEAIAFHFLDDLDSKLEAVRSALGELPPGEGWTSWNRALDRQLTDAKRLLGSAAGAQALSLLDEKKR from the coding sequence ATGAAGCGACTTTTTGTCACCGATCTCGCGGCCGGCAAGCCGGCCAACTCCTGCTTCCTGGTTGTCGCCAAGGATCGGCGGCTGACGCAGAAACAGTCGCCCTACCTGGCGCTGGTCCTGGCCGATCGCACCGGCAAGATTAACGCCCGCGTTTGGGACAATGCCGATCAATTTGACCCGCTGTTCCAGGCAGGCGATTTTATCGAAGTCAGCGGCCAGGCCGAAGGCTACCAGGGCAGGCTGCAACTGAAGGTGCAGAATCTTCGGCGGGTGGCGAGCAGCGAGGTCGAAGCGGGCGATTTTGTTCGCCAGAGCGAGAAGGATCCGGAGGCGCTGTTCGCCGAACTGGTCGCGATCCTCAGCGAGGTTCGCAATCCCCACCTGCGGCGGCTGCTCGCATCGGTCCTGGAGGAGAGGGAAATCGCGGAAAAGTTGAAGCGCGCTCCGGCGGCCAAGCTGATGCACCATGCCTACGTCGGCGGACTTATCGAGCACATCGTCAGCCTCTGCCGGCTCAGCCAGCGCGTGGCCGAACACTACCCCGAGCTGGACCTGGATTTGTTGCTCACCGCCTCGCTGCTCCACGACCTCGGCAAGATTGATGAACTGAAGGTCGAGCCGGCCATCGAGTACTCGACCGAAGGCCGCCTGCTCGGCCACATCGTTCTTGAACTGGAGCTCGTCAATCGAAAGATAGATGCCATCGAGGGTTTTCCCGCCGCGCTTCGTCGCGTGGTGCAGCACCTGATCGTCAGCCACCACGGCCAGCGCGAGTTCGGCTCGCCCGAGGTGCCAAAATTCGCCGAAGCGATCGCCTTCCATTTCCTGGACGATTTGGATTCCAAGCTTGAAGCGGTGCGTTCCGCCCTCGGAGAGCTGCCGCCGGGCGAAGGCTGGACAAGCTGGAACCGCGCGCTCGATCGGCAGTTGACCGACGCGAAGCGATTGCTCGGCTCGGCCGCCGGAGCTCAGGCCCTGTCGCTCCTGGACGAGAAGAAACGATGA
- a CDS encoding BlaI/MecI/CopY family transcriptional regulator — translation MKAASQPARSPSADSRKAVEASGSSREFGTEARHGEPRRAKPVLDLPQLELDCMKVLWARGEASVRQVWAELSARRSLAYTTIETILDRLARKGVVTRARNGRAFLYRPHFTVEQVRHFALTKLVNNFFAGSASQLTAFLENPDALSLPAGALAPAPPPLARPPRLSRRPAPIGSGRARRREISSATSAAPAIDESLL, via the coding sequence ATGAAAGCCGCAAGCCAACCTGCTCGCTCGCCTTCAGCGGACTCTCGAAAGGCCGTAGAGGCATCCGGTTCGTCCCGAGAATTCGGGACCGAGGCTCGCCACGGCGAGCCCAGGCGAGCCAAGCCGGTACTCGATTTGCCGCAGCTCGAACTCGACTGCATGAAAGTGCTCTGGGCGCGAGGCGAAGCTTCCGTGCGCCAGGTCTGGGCCGAACTGAGCGCTCGCCGCAGCCTTGCTTATACGACAATTGAGACGATTTTGGATCGGCTGGCGCGGAAAGGAGTGGTCACACGCGCGCGCAACGGCCGGGCCTTTCTTTATCGTCCGCACTTTACCGTCGAGCAGGTCCGCCACTTTGCCCTGACGAAGTTGGTGAACAACTTTTTTGCCGGCTCCGCCAGCCAATTGACTGCTTTCCTCGAAAATCCCGATGCTTTGTCTCTTCCTGCCGGCGCCCTCGCGCCCGCTCCCCCGCCGCTGGCGCGGCCTCCCCGCCTATCCCGCCGGCCCGCCCCGATTGGATCGGGGCGAGCCCGCCGCCGCGAAATCTCTTCCGCCACTTCCGCCGCCCCTGCTATTGACGAGAGCTTATTGTAA
- the rsmI gene encoding 16S rRNA (cytidine(1402)-2'-O)-methyltransferase, with the protein MASPANVKTGCLYLVATPIGNLEDITLRALRVLKEVDLIACEDTRETQKLLNHFHIHTPTTSYREHNEARKAPEIVSTLKGGKNVALVSDAGMPLISDPGYRLVSLALAQGISVVPVPGASALLAALAASGLPTEAFRFCGYLPPKGAARRKTLAGLALAGCTLVFYEAPHRLMEMLRDVQATLGDRRIVLARELTKLHEEFIRGRTSEVLEQLRGKPVRGEFTLLVAPGPARRAAVAEPAREVPLGERVAEIAREQRVSEKLALKLAARERGIPRREAYRLLHRKEED; encoded by the coding sequence ATGGCCTCTCCCGCAAATGTCAAAACGGGCTGCCTCTACCTGGTAGCCACGCCCATCGGCAACCTCGAAGACATCACCCTGCGGGCGCTTCGCGTCCTCAAGGAAGTGGACCTCATCGCCTGCGAGGACACCCGTGAAACGCAAAAGCTATTGAACCATTTTCACATTCACACACCCACGACCAGTTACCGCGAGCACAACGAAGCTCGAAAGGCCCCCGAGATCGTATCCACTCTCAAGGGAGGAAAGAACGTCGCGCTCGTTTCTGATGCGGGCATGCCGCTCATCTCCGATCCGGGTTACCGGCTGGTTTCCCTCGCCCTGGCGCAAGGAATATCGGTGGTGCCGGTGCCCGGCGCATCGGCGCTCCTTGCCGCACTGGCGGCTTCCGGCTTGCCGACGGAAGCGTTCCGTTTTTGCGGCTATCTTCCTCCCAAAGGGGCAGCACGGCGCAAAACCCTTGCCGGGCTGGCCTTGGCAGGGTGCACCCTGGTCTTTTACGAAGCGCCCCACCGCCTGATGGAGATGCTGCGCGATGTGCAAGCGACGCTCGGAGATCGCCGCATCGTCCTGGCGAGAGAACTCACCAAGCTGCACGAAGAGTTCATCCGCGGCCGAACGAGTGAGGTCCTCGAGCAGCTTCGCGGCAAACCGGTGCGCGGAGAATTCACCCTGCTCGTTGCGCCCGGCCCGGCGCGGCGGGCGGCTGTGGCAGAGCCGGCCCGGGAAGTACCGCTTGGAGAGCGCGTCGCCGAGATTGCGCGGGAACAACGAGTAAGCGAAAAGCTTGCCTTGAAGCTCGCCGCTCGCGAACGAGGTATCCCGCGAAGGGAAGCTTATCGCCTGCTTCACCGGAAGGAAGAAGACTAA
- a CDS encoding FmdB family zinc ribbon protein, with amino-acid sequence MPLYEYECAECGKRFERLQKFADPPIKTCPACGGHVSRLLSSSAIRFKGSGWYVTDYARPDRIGARGGQHAAEKESADAEKSESGSSQSDKSEAGEKPSKETAHPAKTSKPESGKPGKKKD; translated from the coding sequence GTGCCGCTCTACGAATACGAATGCGCCGAATGTGGGAAGCGCTTTGAACGCTTGCAGAAATTTGCTGACCCGCCGATCAAGACCTGTCCCGCGTGCGGCGGCCACGTCAGCCGATTGCTTTCTTCGTCGGCCATCCGGTTCAAAGGCTCCGGCTGGTACGTGACCGACTACGCCCGCCCCGATAGAATCGGGGCCCGCGGCGGCCAGCATGCGGCTGAAAAGGAATCAGCCGACGCGGAGAAGTCCGAATCGGGCAGCTCCCAATCGGACAAGTCGGAAGCGGGGGAGAAACCCTCAAAAGAAACTGCTCACCCTGCGAAAACCAGCAAGCCCGAATCGGGCAAGCCGGGCAAGAAAAAAGATTAG
- the galU gene encoding UTP--glucose-1-phosphate uridylyltransferase GalU, translating to MLKRSRPYSGSPARAGMNAILEGTMPTLKPVKKAVLPAAGLGTRFLPATKAIPKEMLPVADKPLIQYAAEEAVASGIDTLVIVTGRGKAVIEDHFDFNPELEGALAGKGKKDLEKMVREIANMVRVCYTRQKQPLGLGHAVLMAREMIGEEPFAVMLPDDMIRSEVPCLEQLLRVYRATGGAVVAAKEVPPAMVSAYGIFAAEPVKDRQWKGRLFRVRDVVEKPKPAQAPSRLAVIGRYVLLPEIFDFLEKTRTGAAGEIQLTDGMRELAHRRPMYAYLFEGTRYDAGDKLGFLQATVEMALKNPQLGPSFREYLRALPIRRKR from the coding sequence ATGCTCAAGCGCTCTCGCCCGTATTCGGGCTCGCCCGCCAGGGCGGGGATGAACGCTATTCTTGAAGGCACGATGCCGACGCTCAAACCAGTGAAAAAGGCAGTCCTGCCGGCGGCCGGCCTGGGGACGCGATTCCTGCCCGCCACCAAAGCCATTCCCAAAGAGATGCTGCCGGTGGCGGATAAGCCGCTCATCCAATACGCTGCCGAAGAAGCGGTGGCATCGGGAATTGATACGCTGGTCATTGTAACGGGCCGCGGCAAAGCGGTGATTGAGGACCACTTTGATTTCAACCCGGAACTCGAAGGGGCGCTGGCCGGAAAAGGCAAGAAGGACCTTGAGAAGATGGTCCGCGAGATTGCCAACATGGTGCGCGTCTGCTACACGCGGCAGAAGCAGCCGCTCGGCCTCGGCCACGCCGTGCTCATGGCGCGCGAGATGATCGGCGAGGAGCCGTTCGCGGTCATGCTGCCGGATGATATGATTCGATCGGAGGTGCCTTGCCTCGAGCAGCTTCTTCGGGTCTATCGGGCGACGGGCGGGGCGGTGGTCGCCGCCAAGGAAGTTCCCCCCGCCATGGTTTCCGCTTACGGCATCTTCGCCGCCGAGCCGGTGAAGGATCGGCAGTGGAAGGGCCGGCTGTTCCGCGTGCGCGACGTGGTGGAAAAGCCGAAGCCGGCACAAGCGCCCTCGCGACTGGCTGTCATCGGCCGCTACGTCCTGCTTCCCGAAATTTTTGATTTTCTGGAGAAGACCCGTACCGGCGCGGCCGGTGAAATCCAGCTCACCGATGGCATGCGCGAGCTGGCCCATCGCCGGCCGATGTACGCCTATCTGTTCGAGGGGACTCGTTACGATGCTGGCGACAAGCTCGGTTTCCTTCAAGCAACGGTGGAAATGGCGCTCAAGAATCCGCAGCTTGGCCCCAGCTTCCGCGAATATCTCCGCGCCCTTCCCATCCGGCGAAAACGCTAA
- the tsaD gene encoding tRNA (adenosine(37)-N6)-threonylcarbamoyltransferase complex transferase subunit TsaD: protein MSQIATRILGIESSCDETAAAVVESGERILSSVVASQFDIHRKYGGVVPELASREHLRQIVPVVREALEQAHLAYREVDAIAVTQGPGLVGSLLVGLTYGKSLAWALSKPLIAVHHLEGHVHAVVLEEKQKHPGAMIPFPAMTLVVSGGHTVLYFVESQPLAGHDDAACFSYQKIAQTQDDAAGEAYDKVAKILALGYPGGPIIDRLSEFGDPNKVAFTRAVIKRGPPADDTGPRFHRGGRSRYDFSFSGIKTAVLRYVRTHGMEAEAEERRRMGAGKPDAERLRALSSQATLDLVASFQKSVVDDLVTRTLDAAEEYDTRTVLVSGGVAANRLLRATFEQECRIRGLRVYFPSRHLSTDNAAMIAAGAYPKFLSRNFADLELNADASLPLG from the coding sequence ATGAGCCAGATAGCTACGCGCATTCTGGGCATTGAATCGTCGTGTGACGAAACCGCGGCCGCAGTGGTGGAGAGCGGCGAACGCATTCTCTCGAGTGTAGTTGCCTCGCAGTTTGACATCCACCGCAAGTACGGCGGGGTGGTGCCGGAGCTGGCCTCGCGCGAACACCTGCGACAGATTGTTCCGGTGGTGCGGGAAGCCCTGGAACAGGCCCATCTCGCCTACCGGGAGGTGGACGCCATTGCCGTGACGCAAGGGCCCGGGCTCGTTGGCTCGCTTCTGGTGGGACTGACGTATGGCAAGTCGCTGGCGTGGGCGCTTTCAAAGCCGCTCATCGCTGTCCATCATCTGGAAGGGCATGTCCATGCCGTCGTTTTGGAAGAAAAACAGAAACACCCCGGCGCCATGATTCCGTTTCCCGCCATGACGCTGGTCGTTTCCGGCGGCCATACGGTCCTCTATTTTGTTGAAAGCCAGCCCCTTGCCGGTCACGATGACGCGGCCTGTTTTTCCTACCAAAAGATCGCCCAGACGCAGGATGACGCAGCCGGGGAAGCTTACGACAAGGTGGCGAAAATCCTCGCCCTGGGCTATCCCGGCGGGCCCATCATCGATCGCCTTTCCGAATTCGGCGACCCGAACAAAGTCGCCTTCACTCGCGCGGTGATCAAGCGCGGCCCCCCGGCCGACGACACGGGGCCTCGATTTCATCGGGGCGGGCGCAGCCGGTATGATTTCTCTTTCAGCGGGATCAAGACCGCTGTCCTGCGCTACGTTCGCACTCACGGGATGGAAGCGGAGGCCGAGGAGCGTCGGCGGATGGGCGCTGGCAAGCCCGATGCCGAAAGGTTGCGCGCGCTTTCGAGCCAGGCCACGCTTGACCTCGTGGCCAGTTTCCAGAAAAGCGTCGTGGACGACCTGGTGACGCGCACGCTCGATGCTGCCGAGGAGTATGACACGCGCACCGTGCTGGTTTCCGGCGGCGTGGCGGCCAACCGGTTGCTGCGAGCCACTTTCGAGCAGGAGTGCCGGATCCGCGGGCTGCGCGTTTATTTCCCCAGCCGGCATCTTTCCACCGACAACGCCGCCATGATCGCCGCCGGTGCCTACCCAAAATTCTTGTCCCGCAATTTCGCTGACCTCGAACTGAACGCCGACGCCAGCCTGCCGCTGGGCTAG
- a CDS encoding hydantoinase/oxoprolinase family protein: protein MRIAIDTGGTFTDCVWVRKGRLEIRKVFSTPRNPAEAVLRGVEEILGGARPATLELHHGTTVGTNALLERSPRFYRGSSRRGGRVALVTTAGFEDVIEIGRQARPQLYNLFVERPPTLVPARLRFGVRERVAADGRVLVALSSAELRRVVQKVARSGAEAVAVCLLFSFLRPAHERRLAARLRKLAINKASKLRLMVCASHEILPEFREYERTSTVVVNAYLLPRMGRYLTLLEEGLRLPKLRDYRGLRRPAGQGRSRRAFPASRTRLRVMQSSGGIISARVAAREPVRTILSGPAGGVVGAQYVASCAGFDRIISFDMGGTSTDVSLVDGAIQTTKEGSVGDLPVAVPMVDVHSVGAGGGSLARFDAGGALRVGPESAGADPGPICYGHGEEPTVTDAHLLLGRLDPEHFLGGEFRLDLDRTRRVFARWREPRSHRGRGRRRSEQFAQGIIAVANATMEKAIRIISVERGHDPRRFTLVAFGGAGGLHACELAGALRIPRVLIPKFPGGLSALGILRADPVKDFSRTVMLAAPMVSGPVPPVAARRPNRAHPNPVQERIAAAFASLEAEALRAMRAEGFSRRSRIRLERALDLRYVGQAFELTVPVPFRRDDFVDAFHRLHEQRYGYADPARPVEIVNVRLRAIGFSEKPELPKGRLGSPGKPANRAIVGVRTAIFSGGREARTPFYDRARLRPGNFFSGPAIIVEYSATTVLPPGWRLQVDAYENLILEPLPGPD from the coding sequence ATGCGGATTGCGATTGATACCGGCGGGACGTTCACCGACTGCGTCTGGGTGCGGAAGGGCCGGCTTGAGATTCGAAAAGTCTTTTCGACTCCTCGCAATCCTGCCGAGGCGGTTCTTCGCGGAGTCGAAGAAATCCTGGGAGGGGCTCGACCGGCCACGCTGGAGCTGCATCACGGCACGACGGTCGGCACGAATGCTCTGCTCGAGCGCTCGCCCCGATTCTATCGGGGCTCGTCGCGGCGAGGCGGGCGGGTCGCGCTCGTCACCACCGCCGGCTTTGAAGATGTCATCGAGATCGGCCGGCAAGCCCGCCCACAACTCTACAATCTGTTTGTCGAGCGGCCTCCAACCCTCGTACCGGCGCGGCTGCGGTTTGGCGTGCGGGAGCGCGTGGCGGCAGATGGCCGGGTGCTGGTGGCGCTTTCTTCGGCGGAGTTACGCCGTGTGGTACAGAAGGTGGCGCGGTCGGGGGCAGAAGCGGTGGCCGTCTGCCTGCTCTTTTCGTTTCTCCGTCCCGCCCATGAACGGCGTCTGGCGGCGCGCCTGCGCAAGCTCGCCATTAACAAGGCGAGCAAGCTCCGCCTGATGGTTTGCGCCTCGCACGAAATCCTTCCGGAATTCCGCGAGTACGAGCGGACGTCCACGGTGGTCGTCAATGCTTACCTGCTGCCGCGCATGGGCCGCTACCTGACGCTGCTCGAGGAAGGCCTGCGCCTCCCGAAGCTTCGGGACTATCGGGGCCTGCGCCGCCCCGCCGGGCAGGGCCGTTCACGGCGAGCTTTCCCCGCCAGCCGCACGCGTTTGCGCGTCATGCAATCGAGCGGCGGCATCATCAGCGCCCGAGTTGCCGCCCGCGAGCCGGTGCGAACCATTCTTTCCGGGCCGGCGGGCGGGGTCGTCGGCGCGCAGTACGTTGCCAGCTGTGCCGGATTCGATCGCATCATCAGCTTTGATATGGGTGGTACTTCCACCGACGTTTCTCTGGTAGATGGTGCGATCCAGACGACTAAGGAAGGCTCGGTCGGCGATCTGCCGGTGGCGGTGCCGATGGTGGACGTGCACAGCGTGGGCGCCGGAGGGGGCTCGCTGGCGCGTTTTGACGCGGGTGGTGCCCTGCGAGTAGGTCCGGAGAGCGCAGGAGCGGACCCCGGGCCCATCTGCTACGGCCATGGCGAAGAGCCCACGGTTACCGACGCCCATCTCTTGCTCGGCCGGCTCGACCCGGAACATTTTCTGGGCGGCGAATTTCGCCTGGATCTCGACCGCACCCGTCGGGTGTTTGCGCGGTGGCGAGAGCCCCGATCCCATCGGGGCCGCGGCCGCCGCCGGTCGGAACAATTTGCCCAGGGCATCATCGCTGTCGCCAATGCCACGATGGAGAAGGCCATACGGATCATATCGGTCGAGCGAGGCCACGACCCGCGCCGGTTCACGCTGGTGGCGTTTGGCGGCGCGGGCGGGCTCCACGCCTGCGAGCTGGCGGGCGCCCTGCGCATCCCGCGCGTCCTGATTCCCAAGTTTCCCGGCGGGCTCTCCGCGCTGGGCATCCTCCGGGCCGACCCCGTCAAGGATTTCTCCCGCACGGTGATGTTGGCCGCCCCGATGGTATCGGGGCCCGTACCGCCGGTCGCCGCGAGGCGTCCGAATCGGGCGCACCCGAATCCGGTGCAAGAGCGAATCGCCGCTGCTTTTGCTTCGCTTGAAGCGGAAGCCTTGCGGGCGATGCGCGCGGAGGGTTTTTCGCGGCGAAGCCGGATTCGGCTCGAGCGCGCGCTTGATTTGCGTTACGTCGGGCAAGCCTTTGAACTCACGGTTCCCGTCCCGTTCCGGCGGGATGATTTTGTGGACGCGTTCCATCGTTTGCACGAACAGCGCTATGGCTACGCCGACCCGGCGCGGCCGGTGGAAATCGTCAACGTGCGTCTTCGGGCGATTGGATTTTCCGAAAAACCGGAATTGCCAAAAGGCAGGCTGGGTAGTCCCGGTAAGCCCGCGAACCGGGCGATCGTGGGCGTGCGAACGGCGATTTTCTCCGGTGGCCGGGAAGCCCGCACACCCTTTTACGATCGCGCGCGGCTGCGGCCGGGAAATTTCTTTTCCGGGCCGGCGATCATCGTCGAATACAGCGCCACCACCGTGCTGCCGCCGGGGTGGCGCTTGCAAGTTGACGCCTATGAGAATTTGATCCTTGAGCCGCTGCCTGGCCCCGATTGA
- a CDS encoding hydantoinase B/oxoprolinase family protein: MNFDPVRLEIYKNLFHSIAEEMGATLRRTGFSPNIKERRDYSCALFNAAGEALAMGDHMPVHLGSMPMSVQAALAVLAPMGSGLALEPGDIAMVNDPFAGGTHLPDITLVMPVFLAAGSKGGKGGRGSRGGRGGKEDLAKPAFYVANRAHHSDVGGAQPGSMGPAREIFQEGVRIPPIKIARRGQLQTDVLRLILANVRTPAEREGDLTAQVAACRVGERRLGEMVGRYGQDEVARYCHHMLDYSERMMRSVLRQIPDGNYFAEDFLDDDGISDSPLRIAVAVRIRGDQAEVDFSGTSPQCAGAVNAVLAITYSAVFYVFRCLIAEEVPATSGLMRPMRVVAPPGTLVNAGPPAAVAGGNVETSQRTVDVLFRALARAIPRRIPAASQGTMNNLTLGGWDGQRKAPFAYYETVAGGMGGRPGKPGISGIHTHMTNSLNSPVEALEFFYPVRVLRYGLRRGSGGEGKFRGGDGVVREIELLADAQLGLLCDRRKISPYGLAGGAPGKRGRNSWRFGRRVTKLPGKCTAHLPRGAVIRIETPGGGGWGKPKH; this comes from the coding sequence GTGAATTTCGATCCGGTTCGCCTGGAAATCTACAAGAATCTCTTCCACTCGATTGCGGAAGAGATGGGTGCCACGCTGCGCCGCACCGGCTTCTCACCCAACATCAAAGAGAGGCGGGATTATTCCTGCGCGCTCTTTAACGCTGCCGGCGAGGCCCTGGCCATGGGCGATCACATGCCGGTGCACCTCGGCTCCATGCCCATGTCCGTCCAAGCGGCTCTGGCGGTGCTCGCCCCGATGGGATCGGGGCTCGCGCTCGAGCCTGGCGACATCGCCATGGTGAACGATCCCTTTGCCGGAGGCACGCACCTGCCGGATATCACGCTGGTGATGCCGGTGTTTCTAGCAGCAGGAAGCAAAGGAGGCAAAGGAGGCAGAGGAAGTAGAGGAGGTCGAGGCGGCAAGGAGGACTTGGCCAAGCCAGCGTTCTACGTGGCGAACCGGGCGCACCATTCCGACGTGGGCGGCGCCCAACCCGGTTCGATGGGCCCGGCGCGGGAAATTTTTCAGGAGGGCGTGCGCATTCCGCCGATCAAAATCGCCCGCCGCGGGCAGCTTCAAACCGACGTCTTGCGATTGATTTTGGCGAACGTGCGCACGCCCGCTGAGCGCGAGGGCGATTTGACGGCCCAGGTGGCTGCCTGCCGCGTGGGCGAGCGGCGGCTGGGCGAGATGGTCGGGCGTTACGGCCAGGACGAGGTCGCCCGCTACTGCCATCATATGCTCGACTATTCCGAGCGCATGATGCGCTCGGTGCTGCGCCAAATCCCCGACGGAAATTACTTTGCCGAAGATTTCCTGGACGACGACGGCATCTCCGACTCGCCGCTGCGCATCGCGGTCGCGGTTCGCATTCGCGGGGACCAAGCGGAAGTGGACTTTTCCGGGACATCGCCCCAATGCGCCGGGGCGGTGAACGCGGTGCTGGCCATTACCTACTCGGCGGTGTTTTACGTCTTTCGGTGCCTGATCGCGGAAGAGGTGCCGGCCACTTCCGGCCTGATGCGACCCATGCGGGTGGTCGCGCCGCCGGGCACGCTGGTGAACGCTGGCCCGCCGGCGGCGGTGGCGGGCGGCAACGTGGAAACTTCGCAGCGCACCGTGGACGTACTCTTCCGGGCGCTGGCCAGGGCCATCCCCCGTCGCATCCCGGCGGCCAGCCAGGGCACCATGAACAACCTGACGCTGGGCGGCTGGGACGGGCAGCGAAAAGCTCCCTTTGCTTACTATGAGACGGTGGCGGGCGGGATGGGCGGGCGCCCGGGCAAGCCGGGAATCAGCGGGATTCACACCCACATGACGAATTCGCTCAATTCGCCGGTGGAAGCTTTGGAATTCTTCTATCCGGTGCGCGTTCTCCGCTACGGCCTGCGGCGCGGATCGGGAGGCGAGGGGAAATTTCGCGGCGGCGACGGGGTGGTAAGGGAAATCGAGTTGCTCGCCGACGCGCAGTTAGGTCTCCTTTGCGACCGGCGAAAAATTTCTCCCTACGGCCTGGCCGGCGGCGCGCCCGGCAAGCGCGGAAGAAATTCCTGGAGATTCGGCCGCCGCGTCACTAAGCTTCCAGGAAAATGCACTGCCCATCTTCCCCGCGGGGCAGTCATTCGGATTGAGACCCCGGGCGGCGGTGGCTGGGGCAAACCAAAGCATTGA